GCGGGTTGACCGGAGGCTGGGGTGCGGTGCGCTTCTTCGGCGCAGCCGGCACCGCCGACGTGGCTCCGGGCCGAGAGGCAGGGGCACCCTGAACGCGGTCGGATCCGCCGTCCGCACGGAGACCGGCCACGTCCGCATAGCCCGCTCGTGCGATCGCGGAACTCCCAGAGCGCGGTCCCGTCTGGCGAGTGGTGTTCTCCTTGCCCTTGGGCTTCCCCTGGTAGGTGTTCGGGACGTCGTAGGTGTGGGCCTCGGGCACAAGCCGCGGGAAAAGCGGCATGTCCCGCAACCATTGATCTGTGAGCTCAGTGGACTTGGCGCCCTTGATCGTCAGCTCTGCAGCGAGGCCGGATCCGGTGATGGTGCCCCACACGCCCACGACGCGCCCCATACCGTCGGCGTGGTCGATCACGGGCAGGTAGTGGGCTGACGTTGCCGTGGTGAGTTCGCCGGCTTTCTGCCCGTCGAGGCGAACTTCAACGGTTCGACGCACGTTGCCATTGCGGAGCGTCGTGTCCGCTGAGTGCAGGGTCAGCAGCACTGGCCCCTTGCCCGACTTGGGCACGAAGTTGAACAGGTGCTCGAAGTGCTGGTCTTCCTTCGTCACCTGGTAGGTCTGTCGCCCGTACGGCAGGACGCTGGTCGTGGCCGGGTAGCCATCGTTCAGCGGCGCCATCCAGTCGGGCTCGGGCAACCCGACCCAGGCGCTGATCTCCAGCTCGCCCCGATAGTCCACGTACGCGTAGAGACGAGCGCTCGAGCGCAGCACGGCTCCCGACGCGACGATCCGCTTGATCGGCAAGTGGTAATCCGCAGCTAGCTCAC
This Micrococcus flavus DNA region includes the following protein-coding sequences:
- a CDS encoding HIRAN domain-containing protein; translation: MPETTHYELPHGGYNGVELVGEFAYKEALLRALPRLPADGAPAEATVPVEIVPEPDNPYDRRAVSVRAEGQVIGYLSRELAADYHLPIKRIVASGAVLRSSARLYAYVDYRGELEISAWVGLPEPDWMAPLNDGYPATTSVLPYGRQTYQVTKEDQHFEHLFNFVPKSGKGPVLLTLHSADTTLRNGNVRRTVEVRLDGQKAGELTTATSAHYLPVIDHADGMGRVVGVWGTITGSGLAAELTIKGAKSTELTDQWLRDMPLFPRLVPEAHTYDVPNTYQGKPKGKENTTRQTGPRSGSSAIARAGYADVAGLRADGGSDRVQGAPASRPGATSAVPAAPKKRTAPQPPVNPLPVRLSDTVVRLGEGSGPRRPVFYTVKGKQVFVDDRERSNAGKHPRRTAWIALVSITLLGLLLAGIPGIGPLLTIAALVIVFVAGPDQLRKASALEADRGGSVAGPLTPRDQQDREWGGVGEENQDPGDGEGA